From Hartmannibacter diazotrophicus, a single genomic window includes:
- a CDS encoding GlcG/HbpS family heme-binding protein: MTALTLSAADEIATVTLRKGREFNAHPLTVVVLDAGGHMKVVKREDGSGIARVEIAHGKAWGALGMGISSRGLSVRAGKVPNFFTALASVTDGRMVPVPGGVLIKDADGEIIGAAGVSGDTSDIDETCVVAGIEAAGLTPDIEER; the protein is encoded by the coding sequence ATGACCGCTCTCACCCTTTCCGCCGCCGATGAAATCGCCACGGTCACGCTGCGCAAGGGCCGCGAGTTCAACGCCCATCCGCTGACGGTTGTCGTGCTCGATGCCGGCGGGCACATGAAGGTCGTCAAGCGCGAGGACGGCAGCGGCATCGCACGCGTCGAAATCGCCCATGGCAAGGCCTGGGGCGCGCTTGGCATGGGAATTTCCAGTCGCGGTCTCTCGGTTCGGGCGGGCAAGGTTCCGAACTTCTTCACGGCGCTTGCCTCGGTGACGGATGGACGAATGGTTCCGGTGCCGGGCGGTGTCCTGATCAAGGACGCGGACGGCGAGATCATTGGCGCGGCCGGCGTCAGCGGCGACACCTCGGACATCGACGAGACCTGCGTTGTCGCGGGCATCGAGGCGGCCGGATTGACGCCGGATATCGAGGAGCGCTGA
- a CDS encoding NAD(P)-dependent oxidoreductase: MTHTAVNENGARPTVGIVGLGIMGSAYGRNLVEAGYKVIGTDVAQSAMDDLVADGGEAVAGTADVARASDVILLALPSVKALEAVTEALVSSVRKGAVVCEMGTLPLEAKEACAAALAAVGVEVLDCPVSGTGAQAAVRDLVVFASGDEAAYRVAEPVFCGFARDVRLVGTFGTGMKLKYIANLLVTIHNLSTAEALLLAERAGLDLNTVYDAIRTGAGGSRMFDLRAPLMIEDRYEPATMKMDIYIKDLQLIMDFARELRCPTPLMAASLPFYFAALAEGRGKQDTASLFAVLKGMTAPMDGGAE, encoded by the coding sequence ATGACACATACCGCAGTGAATGAGAACGGCGCGCGTCCGACGGTGGGCATCGTGGGTCTTGGCATCATGGGCTCGGCCTATGGCCGGAACCTCGTCGAAGCCGGCTACAAGGTCATTGGCACCGACGTCGCTCAGTCGGCCATGGACGATCTGGTTGCCGACGGCGGCGAGGCGGTCGCCGGTACCGCCGATGTCGCGCGGGCGAGCGATGTCATCCTTCTGGCCCTGCCGTCGGTCAAGGCCTTGGAGGCCGTGACCGAGGCGCTTGTTAGTAGCGTCCGGAAAGGCGCCGTGGTTTGCGAGATGGGGACCTTGCCGCTGGAGGCCAAGGAGGCCTGCGCGGCGGCGCTCGCGGCCGTCGGCGTGGAGGTTCTCGACTGTCCGGTCAGCGGCACCGGCGCCCAGGCGGCCGTGCGCGATCTGGTGGTCTTTGCGAGCGGCGACGAGGCGGCCTATCGCGTCGCCGAACCGGTCTTCTGCGGATTTGCGCGCGACGTGCGCCTTGTCGGCACCTTCGGCACCGGCATGAAGCTGAAGTATATCGCCAACCTGCTGGTGACGATCCACAATCTCTCCACGGCGGAGGCGTTGCTTCTGGCCGAGCGGGCGGGGCTCGACCTCAACACGGTTTATGACGCGATCCGTACCGGCGCGGGCGGTTCTCGCATGTTCGACCTGCGGGCCCCCTTGATGATCGAGGACCGCTACGAACCCGCGACCATGAAGATGGATATCTACATCAAGGACTTGCAGCTCATCATGGACTTTGCGCGCGAACTGCGCTGTCCGACACCGCTGATGGCGGCCAGTCTGCCGTTTTATTTCGCCGCGCTCGCCGAAGGGCGAGGCAAGCAGGACACGGCCTCGCTCTTTGCCGTGCTGAAGGGAATGACCGCACCGATGGACGGAGGCGCCGAATGA
- a CDS encoding alpha/beta fold hydrolase: MTGPTTIVKSAGVEIAAYVDGPNDRPWIVLSNSLAADRRMWDDQMALLTSAYRVLRYDTRGHGESSAPDGPYDFAMLVADMVAVMDRFDIERADVIGFSLGGMTALGLALDHPARVARLVCADARADAPPAFVEGWRQRMTAVAEGGMGAVLDGTMERWFTPENRAARPDLVRRAGEMLLAVSPNGYIACAEALKGLDYLRRLPQLRAPTLYIRGSEDGAAPREAMTAMATATPDARLIELRGCAHISNMEDVEGFNAALAQFLGLKG; encoded by the coding sequence ATGACCGGCCCGACGACAATCGTCAAATCGGCGGGCGTCGAGATTGCCGCCTATGTCGACGGTCCGAACGATCGGCCCTGGATCGTGCTGTCCAATTCGCTCGCGGCGGATCGGAGGATGTGGGACGACCAGATGGCGCTGCTGACGTCGGCCTATCGGGTGCTCCGCTATGACACCCGCGGCCATGGCGAAAGTTCGGCGCCCGACGGGCCCTATGACTTCGCGATGCTGGTCGCGGACATGGTCGCGGTGATGGACCGCTTCGACATCGAGCGCGCGGATGTTATCGGATTTTCGCTCGGCGGGATGACGGCGCTAGGCCTGGCGCTGGACCATCCGGCTCGCGTCGCAAGGCTCGTGTGCGCCGATGCCAGGGCCGATGCGCCGCCGGCTTTCGTGGAGGGATGGCGGCAGCGCATGACGGCGGTTGCAGAGGGCGGAATGGGTGCTGTGCTCGACGGCACGATGGAGCGATGGTTCACGCCCGAAAATCGCGCGGCGCGTCCCGATCTCGTCCGGCGCGCCGGCGAGATGCTGCTCGCCGTTTCGCCCAACGGTTACATCGCCTGCGCCGAGGCCCTGAAGGGGCTCGACTATCTGCGGCGACTGCCCCAATTGCGGGCGCCGACGCTCTATATTCGTGGCTCGGAAGACGGCGCCGCGCCGCGGGAGGCCATGACCGCGATGGCCACCGCGACACCTGACGCGCGGCTGATCGAACTTCGCGGCTGCGCGCATATTTCCAACATGGAAGACGTCGAAGGCTTCAACGCCGCACTGGCACAATTTCTTGGACTCAAAGGGTAA
- a CDS encoding LLM class flavin-dependent oxidoreductase: MRLGFFTMPIHPLGRDWRETLKEDQEAFLLADRLGFTEGYVGEHVTDLAENITSSIVFLATLAGRVERMRLGTGTVNLPNAHPATIAAQIAMLDHLLDGRLNLGISPGGLLSDAEIFGNLDADRNAMFLEAIDAVLQLWTGEPPYDIAGPHWTISTARTLVSEIGQGIVAKPLQKPHPPIIVTAVAPFSKGVTAAAARGWDPISANFLMPKWVATHRASYEEGCRQAGRPIDLANWRVAKSIFVADDAATARTYARGDDSPYVHYYRSLVKKMVGNGRSNLFKEDQSMPDEALDFEHVLDRLVIHGTPEIVAKKIVEFREEVGPFGTLLYAGHDWRDADLGKRSMVLMAEEVLPRVNSAIGEDMAKDAAE, translated from the coding sequence ATGCGGCTCGGCTTTTTCACCATGCCGATCCACCCGCTCGGTCGCGACTGGCGTGAAACGCTGAAGGAGGATCAGGAGGCATTCCTGCTCGCCGATCGGCTGGGTTTCACCGAAGGCTATGTCGGCGAGCATGTGACCGATCTGGCCGAGAACATCACGAGTAGCATCGTCTTTCTGGCAACGCTCGCCGGCCGCGTCGAGCGCATGCGGCTCGGGACGGGAACCGTCAATCTGCCGAACGCCCATCCGGCGACCATTGCCGCGCAAATCGCCATGCTGGATCATCTGCTCGACGGACGCCTCAACCTCGGCATCAGTCCGGGAGGTCTTCTGTCCGACGCGGAAATTTTCGGCAATCTCGACGCGGACCGAAACGCCATGTTCCTGGAGGCGATCGACGCGGTCCTGCAACTGTGGACGGGCGAGCCGCCTTATGACATTGCCGGTCCGCACTGGACGATCTCGACGGCGCGGACATTGGTCAGCGAGATCGGGCAGGGCATCGTCGCCAAGCCGTTGCAAAAGCCGCATCCCCCCATCATCGTGACGGCCGTCGCGCCCTTCTCAAAAGGGGTGACCGCCGCCGCCGCAAGGGGCTGGGACCCGATCTCGGCCAATTTCCTGATGCCGAAGTGGGTGGCAACGCACCGTGCGAGCTACGAAGAGGGATGCCGTCAGGCCGGGCGCCCGATAGACCTTGCCAACTGGCGCGTCGCCAAGAGCATCTTCGTGGCCGACGATGCGGCAACGGCGCGGACCTATGCGCGGGGCGACGACAGTCCCTACGTTCACTACTACCGGTCTCTCGTCAAAAAAATGGTCGGCAATGGCCGTTCGAACCTCTTCAAGGAGGATCAGTCGATGCCGGACGAAGCCCTCGATTTCGAGCATGTGCTCGACCGGCTCGTCATTCACGGCACGCCGGAGATAGTGGCCAAGAAGATCGTCGAATTCCGCGAGGAGGTCGGTCCCTTCGGCACCCTTCTTTATGCCGGTCACGATTGGCGCGATGCGGACCTCGGCAAGCGGTCGATGGTGCTGATGGCGGAAGAGGTTCTTCCGCGCGTGAACAGCGCCATCGGCGAAGACATGGCGAAGGATGCCGCGGAATGA